Proteins from a genomic interval of Acidobacteriota bacterium:
- the lipB gene encoding lipoyl(octanoyl) transferase LipB: METCELRRLHLVTYENGMGMQQRLAELRQRREIPDQLLLLEHPPVVTIGRTGKREHLLADEQTLAERGIRFYETTRGGDITYHGPGQIVGYPILHLGEGRRDVRKYVERLEEVLIRTAADYGITAGRDEVNHGVWVGREKIAALGVRIAKWTTSHGFALNVSTRLADFELITPCGVEGRGVSSLERLTGRKLPLDEVRDSVVGHFGDVFERKIVERDHDIEIVKVVVTRNDAVLLLQRKNDRGGFWQPVTGRIEPGESSLDAAARELREETGLDPSGLREHPLRQSFVIDPEYLGSSAISFADERTFHLEHRGNEVVRLGPEHQRYEWVSRERVPDRIRWSDDREAIEAIGNRGRV; the protein is encoded by the coding sequence ATGGAAACCTGTGAGCTCCGGCGGCTCCATCTCGTCACCTATGAGAACGGGATGGGAATGCAGCAGCGCCTCGCTGAACTGAGACAGCGTCGCGAGATTCCCGACCAGCTGCTGCTGCTCGAGCATCCCCCGGTGGTCACGATCGGACGTACCGGAAAACGCGAGCACCTCCTCGCCGACGAGCAGACCCTGGCCGAGCGAGGAATTCGGTTCTACGAGACGACACGCGGGGGCGACATCACCTACCATGGCCCCGGCCAGATCGTCGGCTACCCGATCCTTCACCTGGGCGAAGGTCGCCGCGATGTCAGAAAGTACGTCGAACGGCTCGAGGAAGTTCTCATTCGCACCGCCGCCGATTACGGGATTACCGCCGGGCGGGACGAGGTCAACCACGGCGTGTGGGTGGGCCGCGAAAAGATCGCCGCACTCGGGGTTCGGATCGCGAAATGGACGACCTCGCACGGATTTGCGCTCAATGTTTCGACGAGGCTCGCCGATTTCGAGCTGATCACCCCGTGCGGGGTCGAAGGGCGCGGGGTGAGCTCGCTCGAGCGTCTGACTGGCCGGAAACTGCCGCTCGACGAGGTCCGCGACAGCGTCGTCGGGCACTTCGGAGATGTCTTCGAGCGGAAGATCGTCGAGAGGGACCACGACATCGAGATCGTCAAGGTCGTCGTCACGCGGAACGACGCGGTGCTCCTTCTGCAGCGGAAAAATGATCGAGGAGGCTTCTGGCAACCCGTCACCGGGCGGATCGAGCCGGGAGAATCTTCGCTGGACGCCGCCGCGCGCGAGCTTCGCGAGGAGACCGGACTCGACCCCTCCGGTCTCCGCGAGCATCCGCTCCGACAGTCCTTCGTGATCGATCCGGAGTATCTCGGGTCTTCAGCCATCAGCTTCGCCGACGAACGGACGTTCCACCTCGAGCATCGGGGAAATGAAGTCGTCCGACTCGGGCCCGAGCACCAGCGGTACGAATGGGTGTCGCGGGAGCGCGTGCCGGATCGGATCCGGTGGTCCGACGACCGGGAAGCGATCGAGGCCATCGGGAATCGGGGTCGGGTCTGA
- a CDS encoding CPBP family intramembrane metalloprotease: protein MTVDVATPIFLTVLVFVVPALAWMSRKVLDDDAIAIPRSAFYIEAIVLQIALLALAVWMMYERDIAIPLGGDVTFIAVGLMLGALIFALAVMFAGWRFTSDSRRRRLLKIAPRTPQERSLWIVVSICAAICEEIIFRGALFELFRGVAGGSWWPAAIAAAIVFGLAHLAQGVTSALLVMIFGLALQALVAVTGGLLVVMILHFLYDLVVGLVVGRIPKPESPINGNL, encoded by the coding sequence GTGACAGTCGACGTCGCCACGCCGATCTTCCTGACGGTTCTGGTCTTCGTCGTTCCGGCGCTCGCCTGGATGAGCCGGAAGGTTCTCGACGACGACGCGATCGCGATTCCGCGAAGCGCCTTCTACATCGAAGCGATCGTCCTCCAGATCGCTCTTCTCGCTCTCGCCGTCTGGATGATGTACGAGCGTGACATTGCGATACCGCTCGGAGGAGACGTCACGTTCATCGCGGTCGGCCTGATGCTCGGCGCGCTGATCTTCGCGCTCGCCGTGATGTTTGCAGGATGGCGGTTCACCTCGGACAGCCGCCGCAGACGCCTGCTGAAAATCGCGCCGCGGACGCCTCAGGAACGTTCGCTCTGGATCGTCGTTTCGATCTGCGCGGCGATTTGTGAAGAGATCATCTTCCGAGGGGCTCTGTTCGAACTGTTCCGAGGAGTGGCAGGAGGGAGCTGGTGGCCGGCTGCCATCGCGGCCGCGATCGTCTTCGGTCTCGCCCATCTCGCCCAGGGCGTGACGAGCGCCCTTCTCGTCATGATCTTCGGGCTCGCTCTGCAGGCGCTCGTCGCTGTGACCGGCGGGCTCCTCGTCGTCATGATTCTCCATTTTCTCTACGACCTCGTCGTCGGCCTCGTCGTGGGGCGAATTCCGAAGCCCGAAAGCCCGATCAATGGAAACCTGTGA